From Scleropages formosus chromosome 1, fSclFor1.1, whole genome shotgun sequence, a single genomic window includes:
- the slc35a2 gene encoding UDP-galactose translocator: MAGDGKGPGTGGEFKREAQRQSEVNKKLKYFSLAILVVQNASLILSIRYVRTLPGDRFFATSAVVMAEVLKVLTCLVIILFQKRGNVRDFIILLYDSIVIQYLDTLKLAVPSLIYTLQNNLQYVAISNLPAATFQVTYQLKILTTALFSVLMLRKSLSRVQWVSLVLLFAGVAIVQVEQEGKQKETSVASTSQNYAKGLVAVVVSCLSSGFAGVYFEKILKGSSASVWMRNVQLGIFGTALGLLGLWWNDGAAVTEKGFLFGFTPMVWGVIFNQAFGGLLVAVVVKYADNILKGFATSFSIIVSTVTSVYLFGFHVDLLFTLGAGLVIGAVYMYSLPKAVVHSSSSSSASTVSASAHNRSHLSNGDGDSERDDFLPKFPEKEKGN; the protein is encoded by the exons ATGGCAGGAGACGGCAAAGGCCCAGGAACAGGTGGCGAATTCAAGAGAGAAGCGCAGAGACAGAGTGAAG TAAACAAGAAGCTAAAGTACTTCAGCTTGGCCATCCTGGTGGTCCAGAATGCATCTCTCATCCTCAGCATCCGCTATGTGCGCACGTTGCCTGGGGATCGCTTCTTCGCCACCTCAGCCGTAGTCATGGCAGAAGTGTTGAAGGTCCTCACCTGCCTAGTCATCATTCTGTTCCAGAAAAGAG GGAATGTGAGGGATTTCATAATACTTCTTTATGACTCCATCGTCATTCAGTATTTGGATACGCTAAAACTGGCAGTGCCGTCCCTCATTTACACTCTGCAGAACAACCTTCAGTATGTTGCCATCTCCAACCTGCCCGCAGCCACCTTCCAG GTGACATATCAGCTGAAAATCCTGACCACAGCCCTTTTCTCAGTCCTGATGTTGCGGAAGAGCCTCTCTCGAGTGCAGTGGGTCTCCCTGGTTCTGCTGTTTGCTGGTGTTGCCATTGTGCAGGTGGAGCAAGAAGGGAAACAGAAGGAGACATCTGTTGCAAGCACAAGTCAGAACTATGCCAAAGGCCTTGTGGCCGTGGTCGTGTCATGCCTGTCCTCAGGGTTTGCTGGGGTGTACTTTGAGAAGATATTGAAGGGCAGCTCGGCCTCTGTCTGGATGAGGAATGTGCAACTGGGAATCTTTGGCACAGCCTTGGGCTTGTTGGGTTTGTGGTGGAACGATGGTGCTGCCGTTACCGAGAAGGGCTTCCTGTTCGGTTTCACACCCATGGTGTGGGGTGTGATCTTCAATCAGGCCTTTGGGGGCCTGCTGGTGGCTGTGGTGGTGAAGTACGCAGATAACATCCTGAAGGGTTTCGCAACGTCCTTCTCCATCATCGTTTCAACTGTCACCTCTGTCTACCTCTTCGGGTTCCACGTGGACCTCCTCTTCACGCTGGGTGCTGGTCTGGTCATAGGAGCAGTCTACATGTACAGCCTGCCCAAAGCGGTTGtgcactcctcctcctcctcctccgcttcCACTGTCTCTGCTTCTGCCCACAACAGGAGCCATTTGTCCAACGGTGACGGAGATTCGGAAAGAGAcgatttcctcccaaa GTtcccagaaaaagaaaagggaaactaG
- the bcap31 gene encoding B-cell receptor-associated protein 31 → MSLQWTAVATFLYAEVFAVLLLCVPFISPQRWHKIFKSRLVKAITTYGNTYFMVVIGILVFLLIDAFREVRKYSVTDKVDLSNNPVAIEHIHMKLFRAQRNEYIAGFALLLCLLLRRLATLLSQQATMMASNEAFKKQAEGASDAARKYMEENDKLQEKLRDAGIAVPDVGKKAGGGVEEENKKLNEEVKKLKDELDTTKQALQKSDSDVKAMKKQAENLTVEYDRLLEEHAKLQTKCDGQREKKSD, encoded by the exons ATGAGTCTCCAGTGGACGGCTGTGGCCACTTTTCTGTATGCCGAGgtgtttgctgtgctgctgctgtgtgtaccCTTCATATCCCCCCAGAG ATGGCATAAGATCTTTAAGTCTCGTTTGGTGAAAGCCATCACTACGTATGGGAACACGTACTTCATGGTGGTCATCGGAATTCTGGTCTTTTTGCTGATTG ATGCTTTCAGGGAGGTCCGCAAGTACAGCGTGACGGACAAAGTGGATCTGAGCAATAACCCTGTGGCTATAGAGCACATTCACATGAAACTCTTTCGGGCACAGAGGAACGAGTACATCGCTGGCTTTGCCTTACTTCTCTGCCT GTTACTGAGGCGCCTTGCCACCCTTCTCTCTCAGCAAGCTACCATGATGGCATCCAATGAGGCCTTCAAGAAGCAGGCGGAGGGGGCTAGTGATGCTGCAAGAAAGTACATGGAGGAAAATGATAAGCTTCAGGAG AAACTACGGGATGCTGGCATTGCAGTTCCTGATGTGGGCAAGAAAGCTGGAGGTGGCGTGGAGGAAGAGAACAAGAAGCTTAACGAGGAGGTGAAAAAGCTGAAGGATGAGCTGGACACCACCAAACAAG CCCTGCAGAAGTCAGACAGTGATGTGAAGGCTATGAAGAAGCAGGCTGAGAACCTGACAGTGGAGTATGACCGTTTACTGGAGGAGCATGCAAAGCTACAG ACTAAGTGTGATGGTCAACGAGAGAAGAAGTCTGACTGA